The genomic interval GGATTAAATCTTCTTTTGGGTTATCCGAGACCCTCACACGAGCAGATGTATCAGCAAATTGTTGCTTAGGATCGTCGTCTGAGAAAAATGACTTCGAGTGTTGCGACACTCCTGAAGTATTCTGCCAGGCTTGCGTATCTGGGACTTGCCTTTCATAGCGAGTGTCTGCGTATAAGACGCCACGTGAAATCGGTAAGTCAGCTGGCCTAATTACAGGCCATATTAATGGATAAACATATGGCATTGCATATGATGCACGTCTAGCTGGGTCAGCATGGCCATTGACAGCATCGTGCATATAATTCCTATATTTATTTTCTCTATATCTGTTCCATCTGTCTATCTGTTTTGCAGATCTTTTCCTCTTTCTTGGTTTCTTCTTCTTTTCATTCTCCTTCTCGCCTTTACCTGTCCTAGGACTGCTGCATTTATTTTCTTGGATATCTGTTCATTAAGAAAACGAGTCATTTCATTTAAGAAGCATACTTTTGCTTTACCTTAAGGTACTATCCCCAAGACGTGAActattaatttaagaaaaaagttTTGTGAATATATTGATACAAACACGTAAATTTATTCCATTTTACACACAACCTATGCAATAAATAGCTCTTTAGTTGCACGTGTAAAtcaatgaaaaatgacaaaattaaatactttgcattttacatttacattttgtatttgtactgagaaaaaaaaattactctCTTAATTTCGACATATTTTACATAGATCTAGAGGTGCGTCCCATCGAAAAGAAGGAACATGTTGCATTTAATTGCTTACCTGTAACCCGAGGGGCACTGTCTTGTTGGTTTTCGTTTTGATTCTGCTGAGCTTCTTCCATATTTCAACGAATATACTCGAACATTTAGAGGCTGTTTCGAAGAGACGTCTGCGAGACTGTTGCTTAGACGCAGTTACTGTGTCGTGACGTCTACAATTACGTGACGTATTTGACGCCGGCGCCAATCATCAGCGAAACCCACTGCGGACAGTGGTCTCCTTTACAGTAAAGTGTATTTGGGGGAGATAACCGCTGAGGGTACCACGAATGTTAGTCAGCTTTTGCCAGTCTACTTACATGCtttcttttgcaaaatttatttacaCATCAAAATACATTGAACATTTTAAACTGGACAATAGATAATACCATCATATTTATTCCTCATCTTCTAACACcccattttcttttcatattttgacagcttATTAATTGTAGTTTGCGATGACATGTGGGTTTCAATGGCTTAAAATTTTAGAAAGTATAGCACATGGATCTAAACTGAGGCGAATTTACACTAGAACCATATGGGAAAAGTTTTACTGGTATATATCCTATACAATAACGCCCATTCTCCATTAAATGTGTAATAAACGCCTATAAACCGTATTTCTATCTTAACAGAAGCTAGAACTGCCGCCTAACGGTCGCTAAATTATACTCCCGCTTCCGCCGTCCTGGACCAATAATGgcaaccatttttaaaaaataaaaagtaccaGTGCTATATACAATTGTATATTAGGATGCGTGAGCGGGTAGCATACGGAACGGATcccgttt from Mercenaria mercenaria strain notata chromosome 2, MADL_Memer_1, whole genome shotgun sequence carries:
- the LOC123562757 gene encoding uncharacterized protein LOC123562757, which translates into the protein MEEAQQNQNENQQDSAPRVTDIQENKCSSPRTGKGEKENEKKKKPRKRKRSAKQIDRWNRYRENKYRNYMHDAVNGHADPARRASYAMPYVYPLIWPVIRPADLPISRGVLYADTRYERQVPDTQAWQNTSGVSQHSKSFFSDDDPKQQFADTSARVRVSDNPKEDLIPKATVSTTTTTPDIVSSLRADAEVFVPGVAAKCLEQLVSNINTPATERVDHPGDIRSQKIDPQPKADADMFVGEAGPLDEIPKVFETPAKLSDTPLPLPETRLRNTDVPAKLKTDHDIRDEDMFGILSVYADSGLHNEFDKMVCSNTMKEDFGYVYFSISDL